The following proteins are co-located in the Streptomyces sp. NBC_01198 genome:
- the dacB gene encoding D-alanyl-D-alanine carboxypeptidase/D-alanyl-D-alanine endopeptidase, which produces MFRKQQQYQQPGAGRFARTGGRRRACAGAVAAVVAGALTMGAAAPQGPRGSGLSPDITALMTGPDYQHAQWGLLELDDKGRVVHSQYPDQFFIPGSTAKLLSVSGVWHTLGSDHRFTTPVQAVGRRHGPVLDGNLVLVGQGDLTMGGRTAPDGTVSYTPIDHTYADDVPGATLTPEDPLAGLDRIARQVRRSGITQVRGNLAVDTRLFTSFPELDPTPTPLIINDNVIDLLTTPTAPGRAARLSWRPQVAPYQVTSAVRTVAAGGTTDIQVDASPDGTRIRLSGTIAADAKPVLRVSDVQDPAAFGRTALIEALARAGVTVRARPTGPNPASLVPGSYAGTQRVAAYVSPVFSQYSKLILKVSHNLGANLSICLMAVAAGSHSCQDGFPVLHDFLQQAGIDPTQVQLLDGRGGNPVDRVTPRVENEILRYWERTPDATLFRNALPILGVDGSLAGVCEGQQTCPGRGRVWAKPGTNVALDAVNNRLAVAGQALGGYLDAGHGKLWTVYLTVNGASAPDLQGALDIIDVQARILGLLQQQAARSR; this is translated from the coding sequence GTGTTCCGCAAACAGCAGCAGTATCAGCAGCCCGGCGCCGGCAGGTTCGCGCGCACGGGCGGACGGCGAAGGGCCTGCGCCGGTGCGGTCGCCGCGGTGGTCGCCGGCGCCCTGACCATGGGGGCCGCCGCTCCGCAGGGACCGCGCGGGAGCGGGCTCAGCCCCGACATCACCGCGCTGATGACCGGCCCGGACTACCAGCACGCCCAGTGGGGCCTGCTGGAACTCGACGACAAGGGCCGGGTCGTCCACTCCCAGTACCCGGACCAGTTCTTCATCCCCGGATCGACGGCCAAACTCCTCAGCGTCTCCGGCGTCTGGCACACCCTCGGCAGCGACCACCGGTTCACCACACCCGTCCAGGCGGTCGGCCGCCGCCATGGCCCGGTGCTGGACGGCAACCTCGTGCTGGTCGGTCAGGGCGACCTCACCATGGGCGGCAGGACCGCGCCCGACGGCACGGTGTCGTACACGCCGATCGACCACACGTACGCCGACGACGTGCCCGGGGCGACCCTCACGCCGGAGGACCCGCTCGCCGGGCTCGACCGGATCGCCCGTCAGGTACGCCGCTCGGGCATCACCCAGGTCCGGGGGAATCTGGCGGTCGACACCCGGCTGTTCACCTCCTTCCCCGAGCTCGACCCGACACCGACGCCGTTGATCATCAACGACAACGTCATCGACCTGCTGACCACGCCGACCGCCCCGGGCCGCGCGGCGCGGCTCAGCTGGCGCCCGCAGGTGGCGCCGTATCAGGTGACGTCGGCCGTGCGGACGGTCGCGGCGGGCGGAACCACCGACATCCAGGTGGACGCCTCGCCGGACGGCACCCGGATCAGGCTGTCGGGCACGATCGCCGCGGACGCGAAGCCGGTACTGCGGGTCTCCGACGTGCAGGACCCGGCAGCCTTCGGGCGTACCGCGCTGATCGAGGCGCTCGCACGCGCCGGTGTCACGGTCAGGGCGCGGCCGACCGGCCCGAACCCGGCCTCGCTGGTGCCGGGGAGCTACGCCGGTACGCAGCGCGTCGCCGCCTACGTCTCCCCGGTGTTCTCGCAGTACAGCAAGCTGATCCTCAAGGTGAGCCACAACCTGGGGGCGAACCTGTCGATCTGCCTGATGGCGGTGGCGGCCGGCAGCCACAGCTGCCAGGACGGCTTCCCCGTGCTGCACGACTTCCTGCAGCAGGCCGGTATCGACCCCACGCAGGTGCAACTGCTCGACGGCCGCGGCGGCAACCCGGTCGACCGGGTCACGCCACGGGTGGAGAACGAGATCCTGCGCTACTGGGAGCGCACCCCCGACGCGACCCTTTTCAGGAACGCGCTGCCGATCCTCGGCGTGGACGGTTCGCTGGCCGGTGTCTGCGAGGGGCAGCAGACCTGTCCCGGCAGGGGCAGGGTGTGGGCCAAGCCCGGCACCAACGTCGCGCTCGACGCGGTCAACAACCGGCTTGCGGTGGCCGGCCAGGCCCTGGGCGGCTATCTCGACGCGGGCCACGGGAAGCTGTGGACCGTCTACCTCACGGTGAACGGCGCCTCCGCGCCCGACCTCCAGGGCGCCCTGGACATCATCGACGTCCAGGCCAGGATCCTCGGCCTCCTCCAGCAGCAGGCAGCCCGCTCCCGCTGA
- a CDS encoding isochorismatase family cysteine hydrolase, whose translation MSETLRLDPARTALVLIEYQNEFTSPGGVLHDAVADVMAKTGMLANTVALAEAARRIGVTVMHAPITFAPGYGELSRHPYGILKGVVDGSAFVKGTWGAAIVDELAPAEGDILIEGKRGLDTFASTNLDFILRSKGIDTIVLGGFLTNCCVESTMRTGYEHGFRVITVRDCLAATSQEEHDNAITYDYPMFSLPLTSAEVIAAL comes from the coding sequence ATGTCCGAGACCCTCCGCCTCGACCCGGCAAGGACCGCGCTGGTCCTGATCGAGTATCAGAACGAGTTCACCAGCCCCGGCGGGGTGCTCCACGACGCAGTGGCCGACGTGATGGCGAAGACCGGGATGCTGGCCAACACCGTCGCCCTGGCCGAGGCCGCCCGGCGGATCGGCGTCACGGTGATGCACGCGCCCATCACCTTCGCCCCCGGCTACGGCGAGCTCTCGCGCCACCCCTACGGCATCCTCAAGGGGGTCGTGGACGGCTCCGCCTTCGTCAAGGGCACCTGGGGCGCCGCGATCGTCGACGAACTGGCTCCCGCCGAGGGCGACATCCTCATCGAGGGCAAGCGCGGCCTGGACACGTTCGCCAGCACGAATCTCGACTTCATCCTGCGGAGCAAGGGGATCGACACGATCGTCCTGGGCGGATTCCTCACCAACTGCTGCGTGGAATCCACCATGCGCACCGGCTACGAGCACGGCTTCCGGGTGATCACCGTGCGGGACTGCCTCGCGGCCACCTCCCAGGAGGAGCACGACAACGCGATCACGTACGACTACCCGATGTTCTCCCTCCCGCTGACCTCCGCCGAGGTCATCGCCGCGCTGTGA
- a CDS encoding S1 family peptidase, protein MKLLRLLATSAVALGLLAVAAPAMADNSPSIVGGTPATQAYPFAGSLQLDNHGDPNWGTCGVTLINPSFVETNAHCVTNEPSFAPAARTAQRLYGNWLSANADPAIDRTDPGIYHIRLGSNDRLNGGIVRHVKAITVHPGWDWGTPDAAGEVADIALLELDKPVTSVKPAVIHPVNSTLIAREIGWGLTTEVPPSSPTNSEQFLRQIDVPVVDSSACADAGISAGELCLGGQGGGTCNGDSGSPALQLQGTGPAWSVIVGSTSRAALDTCGSVGEPDVYTDLSYFQTWLIGVIYGEYTGAGSHVAPGKALASAE, encoded by the coding sequence GGCGGCCCCCGCCATGGCCGACAACTCGCCGTCCATCGTGGGCGGCACGCCGGCCACCCAGGCGTACCCCTTCGCCGGCTCGCTGCAGCTCGACAACCACGGCGACCCCAACTGGGGCACCTGCGGTGTCACGCTGATCAACCCGAGCTTCGTGGAGACCAACGCGCACTGCGTGACCAACGAGCCGAGCTTCGCCCCGGCCGCCAGGACGGCGCAGCGCCTCTACGGGAACTGGCTGTCGGCCAACGCCGATCCGGCCATCGACCGCACCGACCCCGGCATCTACCACATACGGCTCGGCTCCAACGACCGGCTGAACGGCGGCATCGTCCGGCACGTGAAGGCCATCACCGTGCACCCCGGTTGGGACTGGGGGACCCCGGACGCCGCCGGCGAGGTGGCCGACATCGCGCTGCTGGAGCTCGACAAGCCGGTGACCTCGGTGAAGCCCGCGGTCATCCACCCGGTGAACTCCACGCTGATCGCCAGGGAGATCGGCTGGGGACTCACCACGGAGGTCCCGCCGTCGTCGCCCACGAACTCCGAGCAGTTCCTCCGCCAGATCGACGTTCCTGTCGTGGACAGCTCGGCGTGCGCGGACGCCGGCATCAGCGCCGGTGAGCTGTGCCTGGGCGGACAGGGCGGCGGCACCTGCAACGGCGACTCAGGCTCGCCCGCCCTCCAGTTGCAGGGCACAGGACCGGCGTGGTCGGTGATCGTCGGTTCGACCAGCCGGGCCGCGCTCGACACCTGCGGGTCGGTCGGCGAGCCCGACGTCTACACCGACCTGTCGTACTTCCAGACCTGGCTGATCGGCGTCATCTACGGCGAGTACACGGGGGCCGGCAGCCACGTGGCACCGGGGAAGGCCCTCGCGAGCGCGGAATAG